A region of the Pseudonocardia cypriaca genome:
GATCCCCGCCTGCAGCAGCCGTGCCCGGGGCAGCGCCCCGAACCGCTCGTGCGCCGCCCGGAACGCCGGCCACCAGCCGGGAACCGGCACGCCGCGGCCGGTGGTCAGGTCCGCGCCGGTGAACCCGGGCAGCGGCGCGAGCGGGGCCGCGACGTTGCCGTTGAGGTAGCTCGCCTCGCCGGTCCGTCCGTCCCGGTACAGCAGCGCCAGGCCGCCGGTCGGCGCGGTCATGTGCGGTTCCACGACCAGCTGGGTGGCCGCGGCGGCCAGTGCCGCGTCACCCGCGGTACCGCCCTCGCGCAGGACGTCGAGGCCGGCCCGCGTAGCGAGCGGGTGCGACGTCACCACCGCACCGCGCTCGCCCGCGACGGGAGCCTTCGGCCCGTACCGGGCGTGCCGGGCCAGTTCGGCCGCGGTCTGCCGGTCCATCAGCTCCTCGCGGGAGCCGTGCGACGGTGCTCGTCCACCGCGGCGGGCATCGCGAAGACCGCCACCAGGATCGAGATGACGCAGATGGCCGTCATGTACCAGCCGAAGGCCGCGTTGGTGCCGGTCACGCCGAACAGCCACACCGCGATCAGACCTGCCGTCGACCCCAGTGCGGTGGTGCCGATGTTGTAGTTCAGCGCCGACGCGCTGCCCCGCACCTCGGGCGGGAAGCTCATCACGTAGGCGGTCGTGAGCGGGGCCCCCACGAAGTTGTTGATGAACGTGAACGCCACGACCGCGATCACGGCCAGCGTCAGCGATCCGGAGCCGATCGCCAGGAACGTGGGCACCGTGAGCAGGACGAACAGGCCGTAGCCGACGATCAGCGGAACCCTGCCGCCGTAGCGGTCGGCGAGCTTGCCGCCCCACACCGCGGGGAACGGGCCGATCGCGTAGGTGAGCAGGGACGCCAGCAGGGCGTTCGACGCCCCGAACCCGGCGTTGATCATCGCGGTCACGAAGTAGGCCTGGATGACGAACGAACCGACCCGCTGCCCGGCGCCGAGCCCGATCGCCCGGAGCATGGCGCCCCAGTGCTCGCGCACGGCCGTGCGGAACGGGGTCTGCTCGACCTTGTTCTGCTCGGCGAGCGCGGCCATCTCCCTGAACTGCGGCGTCTCGTCGACGTGCCGGCGGATGTAGACGCCGATCAGCGCCATCGGGATGGCCAGCAGGAACGGGATGCGCCAGCCCCACGCGTCGAACGCCTCGGCCGGCATCGCCGTGATGAGCAGGAAGGAGACCAGAGTGGCGAGCAGCGGGCCGACCGACGTGGAGGCGACGCTCAGGCCGGCCAGGTAGTTGCGCCGGTTGCCCCGCTCGTGCTCGAAGATGAAGTTGGCCGCGGTGGTGTACTCGACGCTCGCCCCGATGCCCTGCAGCACCCGGCAGAACAGGACGAGGATCGGTGCCGCGATGCCGATCGCCGCGTAGGTGGGCATCAACCCGATGCCCGCGGTGCCGATGCTCATCACCACCAGCGTCAGGATGAGCACGAAGCGCCGGCCCTTGAGGTCCGCGAGGGGCCCCAGCACCATGCCCGCCACGGGCCGCAGCGCGTAGGCCAGCACCACACCGGCGTAGGCCGACAGCAGCCCGACCACGGGATCCCCGCTCGGGAAGAACTGGCGAGAGATGATCACCGCCAGGGTGCCGTAGAGGCTGAAGTCGTAGTACTCGACGACGTTGCCGAGCATCGCGGACAGGAGGACCTTGCGCCGCGCGCGCAGGTCCGGGCCCGGATCGCCGGCAGGCGCGGTCTCCCGGATGTCGTTGGTGGTCACAGTCTTCTCCTTGGCGCCGGGGCCGCACTGGCCCGCCGTCGGGGAACGGAAAGGGGTCAGCGGCGGAAGCGCTCGGGCCGGAAGGCCGCCAGCATCGGGTGCCGGGCACCGCTGAGGATCTCGTAGGACAGGAGCTCACCCGCGATGAGTCCGAGCGTGGCGCCGGAGTGGGTGAACGCGACGACACAACCGGGCAGCTCCGCGAGCTCCCCGAACACCGGCTCCCCGTCGCCCGGGATCGGTTTGCGGCCCAGCTTCCAGGAGGCGGCGGACAGCTCCTCGCCGCCCGCCAGCACGGCCGACGCCTCGGCCACGAGCTCCTTCACGACCGACTCGTCGATCGTGCACCCGTCGCCGGTCTCGACGATGCGGTCCTCGTACCAGCTGTGGTCGAGCGCGTAGGTGCCGCCGGGGTTGGGCCGCATCGCCACCCGGGGCGTGTTGAGGACCGATCGCATCCCGGTCCGCGCCGGCTCGGTGAGCACGAGCATGGACAGCGGCGAGCGGTCCGGGATGTGCACCCCGTGCTCGGCCACGACCGCGGGCGTGTCCGCTCCGCAGGCCACGACGACGGCGTCGGCGTCGAACCGGTGGCCCCTGGTCGTGGTGACGCCGCGCGCGGCACCGTGCTGCGCCACGACGCTCGCCCGGCCCGCCTGCCGGACCACGTCTCCGCCGAGCCGGGTGAGCTCGCCGATCAGGTGCTCGATCAGGTGCGGCAGCGACACCCAGCCCTCGCCGGGGTTGTGCACCGCAACCTCACCGATCGCCGCCGGGGCGACGCCGGGGACCCGCTCGGCCGCCTCCGCGGGCTCGGCGAGGTGCGAGTCGTAGCCGTGCGCCACCTCGTGGCGGTGCCGGTCCTCGACCTCGGCGCGCCTGCCGGCCGCCGCCCAGGAGAGGCCGCCGTCGAAGTGCAGCCACTCCCGGTCCGGGTCGGCGGCGAACAGGGTGCGGTAGCGGTCGATGCCGGCCATCCGCAGCGCGTGGTAGGGCTGCGACCGGGCGCCCGCGGAGTTCAGCCACGACAGCGACCGCCCGGACGCTCCGTCGGCCGGCTCGCCCTCGGTCACCAGCACGACCGAGGCCCCGTCCCGCTGCAGGTGCGTGGCCGTGGAGACGCCGATGATGCCGCCGCCCACCACCACGACGCGCTTCGCGGGTCCGTCGGCTCGGGACATGGGTAGATCCACCTCTTCCTCGTAGGTCGGGGTCAGCGCTGCGCGCAGCGGCCGTGGGCCCGCTCGATGATCTGCAGGACGGTCACCGCGTCCCGGGGGTCGACCGGGAGCTCGCCATCGCCGGCGAGCGCGGCGGCGAGCAGCCGGTAGAACTGCCCGTAGTCACCCCGTTCGGGCTCGACCCGCCGGGTGTCGCCGGGGACGCCGAGCGTGCCGCGGTTGTCCTGCGGCTCACGGCCGAAGTCCGGGTCGCTCGGCCACCCACCCGCGACGAGCGCCGCCTCCTGCGGGTCGAGGCCCCACTTCGTGTAGCCGGCCCGGGAGCCGAGGACGTGGAACCGCGGCGCGGGCGCCGCGGCAAGGCCGGACATGTACAGCCGCGACCGGCTGCCGTTCGCGTGCCGCAGGACGACCATCGTGTCGTCGTCGCCGTCGCCCTCGTGGCCGGGCGCCCGGCGAACGACGTCGGCCCACACGTCCTCGACCGGCCCGAGCAGCACGCATGCCTGGTCGATCAGGTGGGTGCCGAGGTCGAACAGGATCCCGCCGCCGTCGGCGATGCGGGTGGTGGCCTTCCAGCCGCGGAAGCCCTGCGGCTTCCACCACTCGAACCGGGACTCGAACGTGTGCACGTCGCCGAGGTCACCGCCGTCGACGAGACGGCGCAGGGTGCGGAAGTCACCGTCCCAGCGCCGGTTCTGGAACACGGTCAGCAGGCGCCCGGCCGCCCGGGCGTGCTCGATCAGGGCGGCACCCTGCGCGCTCGTGGGCGCGAACGGCTTGTCCACCACCACGTGCAGGCCGTGGTCGAGCGCGGCCGTTGCGAGCGGGACGTGGGTCTGCGGCGGCGTCGCGACGACCACGAGGTCGACCTCGCCCGCCCGGGCGAACAGCTCCGCCGGATCGGCGAGGACGGTCGCGCCCGGGTGCGCCTGCTGCGCCTGGCGGGCCCGCTCCGGGTCGCCGGTCACGATGTGGTCCAGCGAGTACGACTCGTCGCAGGCGAGGAACGGGGCGTGGAAGACCCGCCCGGACACGCCGAAGCCGATGACGGCGGTACGCACGGGCGTCGAGCGGCCGCTCACGGCGCGATCCCGTAGACGGTCCTCGCCGTCTCCGCCGAGATGCGGCCCTCGGCCAGGTCCCGGCGCACCTCCTCGGGATCCCGGTCGGCGGGCGGGCCGTAGCCGCCGGCGCCGGCCGTGCACACCGAGACCCGGTCACCGGGCTGCAGGCGGGTGTAGCCGTGGGAGATCGGCTGCGCCCCGTCGGAGAGCTCAACGCCTGCAGAGGCGCCGGGCCCGCCGCCGTCCAGCCCCCACGGCTGCGAGCGCTGCCGCGACGTGTCGAGCCAGAAGTGCACATCGCGCTCCTCGACGCGGACGGTGCGCCGGATGCCCATGCCGCCGCGGGTGCGGCCGGTGCCCCCGGAGTCGTCGATGAGCGCGTACTCCTCGACCACGAGCGGGTACTCGGTCTCCAGCGCCTCCACCGGCAGGTTGCTGGTGTTGGTCATGTGCACCTGGACGCCGTCCATGCCGTCCTTGCCGAGCCGGGCCCCGCAGCCGCCGCCGATCGTCTCCAGGTAGACGAAGTAGCGACCGGTGCGGCTGTTCACCCCGGAGAAGTGCACGCCGGTGTTCGCCCCGTTGCTGGCCGCGGTGACGGTTTCCGGAACCGCGCAGGCCAGCGCCCCGTGGATCAGGTCGACCACCCGCTGGCAGGTCTCGCTGCGCCCGTTCACCGCGGCGGGCTCGACGCAGTCCAGCACCGAGCCGCGCGGTGCGCTGATCGTCACCGGCCGGTGCAGCCCGGCGTTCGGCACGATGTCCGGGTCGACCAGCGTCTTCAGCGAGTAGTAGACGGCCGCGTGCAGCGCGGTCCACACGACGTTGACGCTGGCCCGCACCTGCGGCGGCGCGGTGAAGTCGAAGGCCACCTCGTCGCCGCGCACGGTGACCGTGACCCCGAGCTCGAGCTCCTCGTCCAGCTCCGGGCAGTCGAACAGGTCGGTGAACGCGTAGCGGCCGTCCGGAACCTTCGCGATCGCGGCGCGGGTCCGGCGCTCGGTGTAGTCGAGCAGCGCCTCGCCCGCCGCGACGAGCGTGTCGCGCCCGTACCGGTCGCACAGCTCGGCGAACCGCGTGCACGCCAGGCGGTTGGCCGCGATCTGGGCGCGTAGGTCGGCCTTGCGCTCGTGCGGCACCTGGCAGTTGAGCAGGATCAGCTCGAACAGGTCGGTCTGCAGCTCGCCCCGACGCTCCAGCCGCACCGGCGGGATCCGCAGGCCCTCCTGGAAGATGTGCGCGTGCCCGCGATCGCCGAAGTCGGCGTGGTGGGCGAGGTTGGCCACCCACGCGGTGATCTCACCGCCAACGAACACCGGCGACACCAGCACGATGTCCGGCAGGTGCGAGCCACCGCCGGTGAACGGGTCGTTGCCGATGAACGTGTCCCCGTCGTCGATGGTCTCCAACGGGTAGCGCCGGGTGATCTCGTCCACGATGCCCATCAGCGAGCCGAGGTGCAGCGGCGAGCCGCCCTCGTCCTGGGCGAGCATGCGGCCGCGGGCGTCGAACACCGAGGCCGTGCAGTCGCGGCGCTCCTTGATGTTGGTGGAGTAGGCGGCGCGCACGAGCGTCTCGCCCATCTCCTCGACGATGGACGACAAGGCCGAGCCGATCACCTCGATCAGCACCGGGTCCTGCATGGTCTTCCTCTCGTTGTCCGCGCTCATGAGCCCACCGCCACGACCAGGTTGCGGAGCTCGTCGACGGTGGCCACGTCGCCGGGCAGCAGCAACGTGGTGGTGTCCATCTGCTCGATGACGGCCGGGCCTGCGATCCGGTGGCCGGGCGCGAGGCGTCTCCGGTCGTACACCGGGCACTCGGTGTGCCCGCCGCTCTCCGGCAGGTAGACCTGCCGCGTCGCGCGCACCGCGGCCGCGGCGTCGCTTCCACCGAGCGGGACGCGGTCCAGCTCCGCCCGCGCCACCTGACCGATGGCCCGCAGCCGGAACGTGACGACCTGGACCTCCTCCTCCTGGGCGGAGTAGCCGTACATCCGCTCGTGCTCCGCGGCGAAGCGCTTGGTCATCTGGTCGACGGTGGCGGCGGTGATCTCGCCGTCCGGCACCTGCACCGGCAGCTCGTAGTTCTGCCCGACGTAGCGCATCTCGGCCCAGCGCTCGATCAGGCGCCGCTCGGCGGGCACGTTCTCCTCGGCCAGCCACGCCGTCGCCGAACCGGCCAGCCCGGCGAACACCTCCGTCACCTCGGCCACCGCCGTCTGCGCCGCGGCCAGCGGGACGATGCGGGTGCGCAGGAAGTCGGCCCGGATGTCGGTCATGAGCAGGCCGGCGGCGCACTGCGCACCGGGCGTCTCCGGCACGAGCACGGTGCGCATGCCCAGCTCGCGGGCGAGGCGCACGGCGTGCAGCGGGCCTGCGCCGCCGAAGGGTACGAGCACGTAGTCCCGCGGGTCGTAGCCCCGCTGCACGGAGATGACCCGGATGGCCCGCGCCATGTTCGCGGTGACGACCCGCACGATGCCCTGTGCCGCGTCGAGCACGTCCAGCCCGAGCGGCTCGGCCACGCCGGCCACCGCGCGCCGCGCCGCCTCGGCGTCGATCCGCATCTGACCGTCCAGGAGGTACTCCGGGTTGAGCACCTGCAGCACGACGTTCGCGTCGGTGACGGTCGGCTCGCTGCCGCGCCCGTAGCACGCGGGCCCCGGGTCGGCCCCCGCGCTGGCCGGGCCGACCTTCAGCGCGCCGCCCGCGTCGATCCAGGCGATGGATCCGCCACCCGCGCCGACGGTGTGGATGTCCAGCATCGGGGCGCGGACCGGCCGACCGTCGATCTCGGTACCGCTGGTGATCTTCGGTACGCCGTCCTGGACGAGCGAGACGTCCGACGAGGTACCGCCGACGTCGAACGTGATGATGTCCGGGTAGCCCGCGGCCCTCGCGATCTCCGCCGCGCCGACCACGCCGGTGCTGGGGCCGGACAGGACCATCCGGGAGGGCATCCGCTCGGCCGCCTCGAACGGGATGATCCCGCCGTTGGACTGGGTGACGTGCGGCACCGCACGCAGCCCGAGCTCGGACAGCCGGGTCCGCAGGCGGGCGAGGTAGCGCGCGACGACCGGCCCGATGTAGGCGTTGACGACCACGGTGGACAGCCGCTCGTACTCGCGGAACTCCGGCAGCACGGCGGAGGAGACCGACACGTACACGCCGGGCAGCTCCTCGGCGAGGATCTGCTCCACCACCCGCTCGTGCTCGGGGTGCACGAAGCTGTAGAGGAAGCACACCGCCACCGCCTCGACGCCGTGGCCGCGCAGTCGAAGCGCGAGCTCGCGGACCTGCGCGGGATCGACCGCCCGCTCCACCCGCCCGTCGTGGCGGACCCGCTCGTCGACCTCCAGCCGCAGGTCGCGGGCGACGAGGGCCGCGGGCTTGTCGGCCTGCAGGTCGTACAGGGCGGGGCGCCTGCCGCGCCCGAGCTCCAGCAGGTCGCGGAACCCCGCGGTGGTCAGCAGGCCCGTGCGGGCGCCGCGCTCGGTGAGCAGGGCGTTGGTCCCGACCGTGGTGCCGTGCGCGAAGTAGGTGACGTCGCCGAGGTCGCGCCCGCCCACGTCGTCGAGGATGCGGGAGACGCCGTCGACGATCGCCCGAGCGGGGTCGTCGGGGGTGCTCGACACCTTGCGCACGTGGAGCCGTCCGGTCCGCTCGTCCAGTGCGCAGACGTCGGTGAACGTGCCACCGGTGTCGACGCCGATCCGAAGTGTCATTCCGCGAGCCCATCCGTGGTTGAGAACCTTCTCAGTGCTGCTGGGCGAGAAGGTTCTCAGTCCGTAGTAGGGTGCGTCAAGGGATCGCGCAGAATCCGCGGCGGTCCGGGACCGCCACGGGGGGAGAGCCGCACATGACGACGCACCGGGCGGCCTCACCGTCCCTGATCGACGTGGCGCGGGCGGCGGGCGTGTCCACCGCAACCGCGGGGCGCGCCCTCGGCGGGTACGGGCAGGTGCGCGCCGGCACCCGGGAGCGGGTGCTCGCCGCTGCCGCCGAGCTGGGGTACCGGACCAACGGCCTCGCCCGCAGCATGATCACCGGCAGCACGCAGACCATCGGCGTGGTCGTCACCGACGTGGCCAACCCGTTCTTCGCCACCGCGCTGCGCGGCGTCACCGACGTGGTCCAGCCCGCGGGCTTCGAGGTGCTGCTCGCCAACACCGGGAGCGCGGTCGAGGCCGAGCGCCGGGCGATCACCGTGATGTCGGAGAAGCGGGTCGACGGCGTGATCGTCGCGGCCGCACAACCCTCCCAGGGAGCCCATCTCAAGCACGCGATCGACCTCGGCGTGCCGATTGTGCTCCTCGACCGGCAGGTGGCCGGTGTGGCCGACGCCGACAGCGTCACGATCGACAACGAGCAGGCCGCAGCGGATGCGGTGGCGCACCTGCTCGAGCTCGGCCACCGGCGGATCGGCGTGGTGACCGAGGCGGGCGACCGGCTCGCCGGGCTGCGCGGGGCGGGCAACCGGCGCAAGGGGCTGTTCCCGAGCGCGGTTCGATTGCGCGGCTACCTGCGCGCGATCGGCGCCGCCGGCCTGGAGATCGACGAGGGGCTGATCGGGTCGGCGCGCTACGACCGGGACTCCGCCTACGACGCCACCATCCGGCTGCTGGCCCGGGACGACCCGCCGACCGCGATCCTGTGCACCGACAACGTCCTCGCCTCCGGCGCGTTCCGCGCGGCCCAGGACCGCGGCCTGCGCATGCCCGACCAGCTGTCGCTGGTGGGGTTCGACGACGAGCCGTGGACCACGCTCGTCCGGCCGGAGCTGACGATCGTCGAGCAGCCGACGTACGACCTGGGAACGCGGGCGGGCCGCCGGCTGCTCGACCGGATCACCGGTGCCCGCGACGGCCGCACCGTCCACGTGCAGCTGCAGGCGAAGCTGCTGGTGCGCGGCTCGACCGGCGCGCCGGCCGCCCGCTGACGGCACCGGCGGCGAGGTCCTGCACGAGCGACTCCCCTACGCCACCATCAGCGCATGCCGAAGTACCGGGTCAACGACGCCGCGGTCGACCACGCCCACCACCTCATCGACGCCCGCCGCTACGTCCTGCGGAGCCGCTGGGGAGACGTCCAGCCCTCCGCCGCCGACGGCACCCGCTACCTCAAGACCCACACCTGGGACGAGTACGGCGCCTGGCACCTCGGCCTCACCGACGGCGCGGCCGAGGACACCAAACGGCGCTACGCCTTCGTCTTCGGCGACTACACGCGCATCCATCGGATGGGGATCATCTCCTGCCACTACCGAGCCGCCGAGTGGGGCCACAAGGACATCGAGCTCGCCGCGCACGAGCTCCTGCAGTACCTGGACGACTCCCGCAGATGACGATCAGCAGGCCGTGCGTTCCACGGTGAGCTCGACGCTCCCCCGGTTGTTCGAGTACATCCCCCACGCGTCGTTGGCGAAGGCGTAGAGGTAGCCCTCGCCCCGTACCCGCAGCGTCCGCGGCCCCCGCCCGACCCCCAGCACCTGGTGCGGGAGCTGGTTGCCGGCGCCGTCGAACCCGCCGTTCGCCACCACGACGACCAGCTGCATCCACCGCGCCCCCGGCCCGTCGAACCTCTTCGAGAGCGGCAGCTCGGCGAGCGGGTTCTGCGTGAGGGTGCGCAGCTGCACCTCGATCGAGTCCGCGACGGCGCCGAGGCCGTAGGCCATCCGCCCGACGAACGACGGTTCGTCGATCCCGTCGGGGCCGGCCACCTCGTCCTTGTCGATCCACTCACCGCAGGCGGTGAGCCGGTAGGTGCAGCCGTCTCGGACGTAGACACCGGTCTCGCACCACGGCAGGTGCGCGAAGATCTCGGCGGTGCGCCGCTGACCCGGTTCGAGCTCGACGGAGGGGCGGTACGGATCCTGCCGGGCGGGCGGCTGCAGGCAGCGACGCAGCGCCGAGTCGTGCACCCGGTCCGACTCCG
Encoded here:
- a CDS encoding MFS transporter, with amino-acid sequence MTTNDIRETAPAGDPGPDLRARRKVLLSAMLGNVVEYYDFSLYGTLAVIISRQFFPSGDPVVGLLSAYAGVVLAYALRPVAGMVLGPLADLKGRRFVLILTLVVMSIGTAGIGLMPTYAAIGIAAPILVLFCRVLQGIGASVEYTTAANFIFEHERGNRRNYLAGLSVASTSVGPLLATLVSFLLITAMPAEAFDAWGWRIPFLLAIPMALIGVYIRRHVDETPQFREMAALAEQNKVEQTPFRTAVREHWGAMLRAIGLGAGQRVGSFVIQAYFVTAMINAGFGASNALLASLLTYAIGPFPAVWGGKLADRYGGRVPLIVGYGLFVLLTVPTFLAIGSGSLTLAVIAVVAFTFINNFVGAPLTTAYVMSFPPEVRGSASALNYNIGTTALGSTAGLIAVWLFGVTGTNAAFGWYMTAICVISILVAVFAMPAAVDEHRRTAPARS
- a CDS encoding NAD(P)/FAD-dependent oxidoreductase, whose product is MSRADGPAKRVVVVGGGIIGVSTATHLQRDGASVVLVTEGEPADGASGRSLSWLNSAGARSQPYHALRMAGIDRYRTLFAADPDREWLHFDGGLSWAAAGRRAEVEDRHRHEVAHGYDSHLAEPAEAAERVPGVAPAAIGEVAVHNPGEGWVSLPHLIEHLIGELTRLGGDVVRQAGRASVVAQHGAARGVTTTRGHRFDADAVVVACGADTPAVVAEHGVHIPDRSPLSMLVLTEPARTGMRSVLNTPRVAMRPNPGGTYALDHSWYEDRIVETGDGCTIDESVVKELVAEASAVLAGGEELSAASWKLGRKPIPGDGEPVFGELAELPGCVVAFTHSGATLGLIAGELLSYEILSGARHPMLAAFRPERFRR
- a CDS encoding Gfo/Idh/MocA family protein codes for the protein MSGRSTPVRTAVIGFGVSGRVFHAPFLACDESYSLDHIVTGDPERARQAQQAHPGATVLADPAELFARAGEVDLVVVATPPQTHVPLATAALDHGLHVVVDKPFAPTSAQGAALIEHARAAGRLLTVFQNRRWDGDFRTLRRLVDGGDLGDVHTFESRFEWWKPQGFRGWKATTRIADGGGILFDLGTHLIDQACVLLGPVEDVWADVVRRAPGHEGDGDDDTMVVLRHANGSRSRLYMSGLAAAPAPRFHVLGSRAGYTKWGLDPQEAALVAGGWPSDPDFGREPQDNRGTLGVPGDTRRVEPERGDYGQFYRLLAAALAGDGELPVDPRDAVTVLQIIERAHGRCAQR
- a CDS encoding hydantoinase B/oxoprolinase family protein, whose protein sequence is MSADNERKTMQDPVLIEVIGSALSSIVEEMGETLVRAAYSTNIKERRDCTASVFDARGRMLAQDEGGSPLHLGSLMGIVDEITRRYPLETIDDGDTFIGNDPFTGGGSHLPDIVLVSPVFVGGEITAWVANLAHHADFGDRGHAHIFQEGLRIPPVRLERRGELQTDLFELILLNCQVPHERKADLRAQIAANRLACTRFAELCDRYGRDTLVAAGEALLDYTERRTRAAIAKVPDGRYAFTDLFDCPELDEELELGVTVTVRGDEVAFDFTAPPQVRASVNVVWTALHAAVYYSLKTLVDPDIVPNAGLHRPVTISAPRGSVLDCVEPAAVNGRSETCQRVVDLIHGALACAVPETVTAASNGANTGVHFSGVNSRTGRYFVYLETIGGGCGARLGKDGMDGVQVHMTNTSNLPVEALETEYPLVVEEYALIDDSGGTGRTRGGMGIRRTVRVEERDVHFWLDTSRQRSQPWGLDGGGPGASAGVELSDGAQPISHGYTRLQPGDRVSVCTAGAGGYGPPADRDPEEVRRDLAEGRISAETARTVYGIAP
- a CDS encoding hydantoinase/oxoprolinase family protein, with product MTLRIGVDTGGTFTDVCALDERTGRLHVRKVSSTPDDPARAIVDGVSRILDDVGGRDLGDVTYFAHGTTVGTNALLTERGARTGLLTTAGFRDLLELGRGRRPALYDLQADKPAALVARDLRLEVDERVRHDGRVERAVDPAQVRELALRLRGHGVEAVAVCFLYSFVHPEHERVVEQILAEELPGVYVSVSSAVLPEFREYERLSTVVVNAYIGPVVARYLARLRTRLSELGLRAVPHVTQSNGGIIPFEAAERMPSRMVLSGPSTGVVGAAEIARAAGYPDIITFDVGGTSSDVSLVQDGVPKITSGTEIDGRPVRAPMLDIHTVGAGGGSIAWIDAGGALKVGPASAGADPGPACYGRGSEPTVTDANVVLQVLNPEYLLDGQMRIDAEAARRAVAGVAEPLGLDVLDAAQGIVRVVTANMARAIRVISVQRGYDPRDYVLVPFGGAGPLHAVRLARELGMRTVLVPETPGAQCAAGLLMTDIRADFLRTRIVPLAAAQTAVAEVTEVFAGLAGSATAWLAEENVPAERRLIERWAEMRYVGQNYELPVQVPDGEITAATVDQMTKRFAAEHERMYGYSAQEEEVQVVTFRLRAIGQVARAELDRVPLGGSDAAAAVRATRQVYLPESGGHTECPVYDRRRLAPGHRIAGPAVIEQMDTTTLLLPGDVATVDELRNLVVAVGS
- a CDS encoding LacI family DNA-binding transcriptional regulator — encoded protein: MTTHRAASPSLIDVARAAGVSTATAGRALGGYGQVRAGTRERVLAAAAELGYRTNGLARSMITGSTQTIGVVVTDVANPFFATALRGVTDVVQPAGFEVLLANTGSAVEAERRAITVMSEKRVDGVIVAAAQPSQGAHLKHAIDLGVPIVLLDRQVAGVADADSVTIDNEQAAADAVAHLLELGHRRIGVVTEAGDRLAGLRGAGNRRKGLFPSAVRLRGYLRAIGAAGLEIDEGLIGSARYDRDSAYDATIRLLARDDPPTAILCTDNVLASGAFRAAQDRGLRMPDQLSLVGFDDEPWTTLVRPELTIVEQPTYDLGTRAGRRLLDRITGARDGRTVHVQLQAKLLVRGSTGAPAAR